The sequence ttaatcgctcaggcacacttttttataagaacgtacaattgctggcgtatgccgatgatattgacatcatcggccttaacaaccgcgttgttagttcttgttctccaaactggataaagaggcaaagcgaatgggtctggtgatgaacgaggacaaaacgaagtacctcctgtcttcgaacaaacagtcggcggactcgcgtatcggcacccacgtcactgttgacagttataatttcgaggttgtaaaagactttgtttatttaggaaccagcattaacaccgataacagccttgaaatccaacgtagaatctctcttgccaacaagtgctactttggactaggcaactgagcagtaaagtcctctctcgacgaacaaaactaacactccacaagactctcatcatgcccgtcctaacgtatggcgcagaagtttggacgatgacaacatccgatgaagcgacgcttggagtgttcgagagaaagattctgcgtaagatttttggacctttgcgcgttggcaacggcgaatatcgcagacgatggaacgatgagctgtatgagctttacggcgacgtagacatagcgcagcgaataaagatccagcggcttcgttggctgggtcatgtcgtccgaatggatacaagcgctccggttttgaaagtgttcgatgcggtacaagctggtggtagcacaggaagaggaaggcctcctctgcgttggaaagatcaggtggagaaggacttggcttcacttggtatgtccaactggcgccggtttgcacgaggaagaaacgactggcgcgctttattaaactcggccaaaatcgcgtaagcggttatcgcgccaattaagaagaagaaggcccAACAAAGTCCTAAATACtcgcattttcattattttcctggaatttgtgcgggtgataaacgctcggagtagtgcgcgttgctgccacggtttgtgtccggcgtttacctacaccggacgaccctttctgttttttgtaaattttgtctatttgtattctctgcaaatgttgtgaatttatttagatatatacctatattctttctctctctttctctcattctctctcgggtctccccctctttctttgtctgccttctAAGTTTCACTtgtgttatgtgtactacgctacacgcacttcttttttataaaatattccttAATAGCGGAACCAacagacttcgttctgtcaaatagattttgaatgtggcagcTTATATTTCGACCTTTAGACGTTTTTACTGTGCTGAACCTCACACACCGCTCTATCAtcatggtgacggttctgttcaggagaGTTAAAGAGAAGGGTCAGCTCGGGGGACCTAAGAATCTTCGCTTCCACGAACTTTGCCCACCCGTTTGGGACCCACTAAAAACTCCGAATGGGATGTCTGTCAGAAggcttcaaactaagaggggaacttaaggttcaaacctgattgaaaaataatctgaaGGGATAGTGGGTACCTAAAggtaacaaatatttatagagtGGGTTcttcaatgacaaaacatagagataattaattatttaatattattattattaacattaaAGATAATAAACGCTTTTTAGCGCGGTTTATTTGACAGATGCAACGACGTGAAAACTGATGTAATTTATGTGgcgttctgaaactaaaacaaaaggaagattattgcgaggccaatcaaatctatagctcttgccttttttacttttcagtTTGGTCCGGTtcacgatattatcacttttgtgtgaacgcattatactaagtttccaccgcagccggagtttgggttctctgccgctatcgtgttcttagcgcaaacacgaaacaaaacacctgtcaaatcccatacaaaattaaaacacaacttcatacctaaacccacttttcaaagcgtgttttgttgggtttgcgtctaatataattattaagtggtggcaatgttgctcattttcctcatttattattgcattcttatcgaaacatggcaacaatgattgcaatttgtcaatatgacatttgattgacgcacCGGCTATCCATTTGGTGAATCTTGCTCAAACGACTGTTATATATATCAAACAACAGGTAAAAAACCGAGTGTTAAGCGAATAGAGGCTACTGGTGATGCGCCAATTCCGCAATATGGACCGGGAATAGTTTTACACGAACATTATTTATATACGGTTGGGGGAACAACTGGCTATGATTACTCTTGTGATGTGCATCGCTTAAATTTGCGCACACGAGTGTGGGAATGCGTATATATCTGTCGTCCAGATATACGCGAAGATCCAGAGGGTCGTTATCGTCACGAAGTTGTCTACGATGggcaatacatatatgtgctgGGTGGTGGTACATCGAATTTAGTGTATGATTTACAACGCATccctgcatttaatttaattacaaaccgATGGGAATATTTCGTCACATTACCCGATCGAACATCACAAacaaatctaacaatcgagcgacaaaattccGGATATCCAAACCCACGAAAGTGCTTTTCCTGCGTACAGCACACGAAATCGAATGGTGAGGTCGAAGCATTCATTACGGGAGGCTTGCAGGTgcgtaataattaaatttagtattattaaataatatttgaagTTGGATATCCCTTTTCCATTTGCAGGTCGATCAAGTATATTTTTCTGATATATGGagattaaattttactactaaGCAATGGACACTTATAAAAACAGCCTCTCTACCAAAAGCTTTGTACTTCCATGCCGCAGCGCACAGTCAAaatggttgtatgtacatattcggtGGTATTGAATATGATGAAAAACGTATACGACGGTGCAATGACCTTTATAAAATGTGGATGACCATACCATTATTAAGTGAAATTTGCTGGGAGGCAGTGTTACATTACAGACCAAATCTCAAATTGAATGGCCACTCACAGCTGCTTAAAATGGGCATACCATTGCGCTTTGCACAGAGATTGTGGCATtcttcaaaagcaaaatgatatatatatatggtatggTATGTCATGTAACGAGCAATAAGAAGCgacaatttttatgtttcattcTAGACATAAAAGCATAATTATTGTTTGCTAACCATTTAGGAATGACATAGTTTCATATGGAAGAAATGGAACCAAAagaataaacataataaaataagacattaataatgagtaaaaataaaaaaagctaattaatatgaaaataagagtaattatttttatacgctACATATGTGTACGAGCAGTTGtggcgattttttttacaatatggtTCATACACTCAATGGATGCTCAGATCACGAATTCTAGAAAATTGTATCATAAGAGTGGAAGCAGGATCAAGTGGCCAATCGGGCAACCAGATGAAcaccaaatttaaaatgataatagtCTGCCGTCTGATTTAAAGTTCGTATCCATGAGTCTATGCATAATTAAATTCGCTTTTTCCAGATTAacgatataaacaaattattttcaataaagaaaagatACCAAGTTTTTAAATCAAGGCGGCAGTAATGTGCTAAATAGAGATTGACCTCGAATGCCTGCAGTTTTTTCTGCATACAGAGCAATTGCCACGCGCTTTTTTAGTGAAATCGGGTTTCGATAGttcgtttttcttttggctattttttcaagtttgctgcacaatttttcaaagcagGATCTTTCCATTCGGAAATTATCTTTGAAAAACTTGTCCCCATTACTCtggcaatttttataattcttactagcaaacccggcccgcttcgctgggcaaagacatggtgggtccacattttggcatatatttcgagaccctagtcatcaataggtatgaaaattaccccacattaaagcacttatcgacagctttcatttgatgcccatattgcacatccacaaccaaaggttacccgggcccacgttttgacctatatctcgagaccccagtcacggagcggcatgagaaatactctgtactaaagcattcaccaacagctttcaattgatatccatattgtacaaacacattctagggtccacgtgttggtctctatctcgggaccctagtcacggagcggcatgaaaaatactctgaactaaagcattcaccaacagcttccatttgatacccatattgtacaaacacattctagggtccacgtgttggtctctatctcgggaccctagtcacggagccgcatgaaaaatactctgaactaaagcattcaccaacagctaccatttgatacccatattgtatatacacatccgaaggttacccgggcccacattttgacctatatctcgagaccccagtcacggagcggcatgagaaatactctgtactaaagcattcaccaacagcttccaattgatatccatattgtacaaacacattctagggtccacgtgttggtctctatctcgggaccctagtcacggagccgcatgaaaaatactctgaactaaagcattcaccaacagcttccatttgatacccatattgtataaacacatccgaaggttacccgggcccacgttttgacctatatctcgagaccccagtctcggagcggcatgaaaaatactctgtactaaagcattcaccaacagcttcaatttgacattcatattgtacaaacacattctagggtccacgttttggtctctatctcgagaccctagtcacggagcggcataaaaaatactctgaactaaagcattcaccaacagctttcatttgatacccatattgtatatacacatccgaaggttacccgggctcacgttttgacctatatctcgagaccccagtcacggagcggcatgagaaatactctgtactaaagcattcaccaacagcttccaattgatatccatattgtacaaacacattctagggtccacgtgttggtctctatctcgggaccctagtcacggagccgcatgaaaaatactctgaactaaagcattcaccaacagcttccatttgatacccatattgtatatacacatccgaaggttacccgggcccacattttgacctatatctcgagaccccagtcacggagcggcatgagaaatactctgtactaaagcattcaccaacagcttccaattgatatccatattgtacaaacacattctagggtccacgtgttggtctctatctcgggaccctagtcacggagcggcatgaaaaatactctgaactaaagcattcaccaacagcttccatttgatacccatattgtatatacacatccgaaggttacccgggcccacattttgacctatatctcgagaccccagtcacggagcggcatgagaaatactctgtactaaagcattcaccaacagcttccaattgatatccatattgtacaaacacattctagggtccacgtgttggtctctatctcgggaccctagtcacggagccgcatgaaaaatactctgaactaaagcattcaccaacagcttccatttgatacccatattgtatatacacatccgaaggttacccgggcccacattttgacctatatctcgagaccccagtcacggagcggcatgagaaatactctgtactaaagcattcaccaacagcttccaattgatatccatattgtacaaacacattctagggtccacgtgttggtctctatctcgggaccctagtcacggagcggcatgaaaaatactctgaactaaagcattcaccaacagcttccatttgatacccatattgtatatacacatccgaaggttaaccgggcccacgttttgacctatatctcgagaccccagtctcggagcggcatgaaaaatactctatactaaagcattcaccaacagcttcaatttgatattcatattgtacaaacacattctagggtccacgttttggtctctatctcgagaccctagtcacggagcggcatgaaaaatactctgaactaaagcattcaccaacagctttcatttgatacccatattgtatatacacatccgaaggttacccgggtccacgttttgaccattttcccggcaattattcgaaattttctcacctttaaaaccttccctagacctccacgaataattcaagaccaaggtaagataaatccgttcagccattctcgagttataagcgaacatagggacagattttcacatttatatatatagatttcacAATGTCAACAAAAGACAGTTCAAACACAGATTCTCCCAaactttcggtggaaacagttgacagttctcccaaacacaactcctgcaaacacggtgtttgcttttggtggaaacgtaatattaGATCCTCCAACGCAAACACGCTCACACACGAACGCGCACACACATACGTTTGATTCAATTTGCATTTGTGCAGCGACAATAAAGCTCAAATTTACTCTTCGACGTTAGGAACACACCTACATTGTTTAGACAACAATAAGTTCTTGTAATTTAATAGCAATAAAGTTCAAATTGATTCTACATTtagttagaaaatatttttatgggaaaaagaaaaggggtttcccggaaattattcaaatttttctcgCCGTAAAATTCATCCTAggacttcaaggaacatttaaaaaaaagaattgttaagatTCCGCTTACCAATTATGCGCTaaccaacacattttgcgattcagttttatattatagaagatttgtgaatgaaatcattccttaactcattctgaaactaaaacaaaagaaggaatattgcgaggccaatcaaatctatagctcttacttattttgacttttcaatttggtcggGTTCACGATATTATCGCTTTtgtgcgcacacacacacacacacacacacacacacacacacacacacacgcacgagttatatattataagtaactttcccctttcgctctcgctctcttcattatctaactgtaataattagctatgtaagtaatatatttaattgttgtaattgttgtaagaaTAAATGGGGAAATCATTCTCTCTTCATTtcaagtataaatctaactgttaaaataaattgaataagtatagtttttaatgttaaaagtagtcttcaaagtcaccttgaagagtaaagtacaaatttattttgaagtgtaatcaaacttgtgctattttaataaagctaaattaaattataataaactaaaaaataaaacttcaacaaatttattttattttcaaaaataaatttaactggcgacgaggatgggatatgttagttaaaacatatccagtgataatcggcaaaagaaaagtttaaaattttcaagaaaccgatgtgaaccgcaaataattcaagtggacattactaaagtgtggcaaaaagcgaaatttttgtaaacttaaaaactaaaaactaaactaaaaaaaatatttcgtgtaataactaatccgaaagaatagttctaacaaatttatgatcgttgaaaataatttgaacttagCGCAGGTGGGTGGCATTAGttgcagatttttgtaaatataaaaacaaatggaaaagtgcattttctcaccaaaatatcaaattattagttgagtgcaaaacggcaaatttgtgcataatttgtgagcaattttactgcccaaattgatatgactaccgtacatacatatatttaaagcggacaaaatctttgacaaacaagaaaaaagattcgcttcgtaaaaaaacaaaaaaaaaggaaaagaaattactagaagttaaaagttaacggaaaaagagaagaaagtgtacGGTGTGCATTCCAGTGCTAACGGCGTGAAAGACGAAAGAGAAAGCAAGCCAGCTATCATTAGAGAAAGCAGCAGAGCAGCGTGTgcttagaacaacaacaacacccacaatggctttgacgttagctgagagcttgcgtgaagcgaggagcttgcctgcatttaacgggagcagtgaatatacgctcagcaactacctgagggacgtcgcaactgtgttgcagctaacgccagcagaacatgtacagacaataaaaacagtattaagcaatagactgcaaggtaaggcgttaaaggcggtcgaaaccttatttaaccctacatgggaaagtataatagttaagcttaaggaggaatttggagtaaaaagaagtttttttaatttaagaagtgacgctctaaacgaagaagctagaaacattgaggaattacattataaattaagtaaaattttaagtttaatgaacacaaagtatagcttagaacctgacattttgtatacacctgaaaataatgaaaaattaatttttgatatttatgtaaactacttacctattagtattaaatctcttttgctacaaaataatattagatctattaacatagcttatacattttatttagaaaataatttattaaaagatataaaactagtaaataataaacaagcgaatagttttgcgtataaaagttttcaaaacaataatgattttcgaaataacaatacctttccaaataataactttcaaaatgcaaataattcattaaataggaatggttttcaaagatttcaaaattcaagcacctttcctaattatagtagccgtaataacagaaataatagtggtggttttaataattgtaacagaaatttcagaaattttcaaacgcaaacttttaacacttttaacagaaataatcagcaacaacaaacccaaaattatgacttagaaaattttagtaatttacgacaaaatcaacaaaattcatataatagacatttaagtaataatgaagaacccatggaaattgatgcaattcatgttacagaaaattttcctgtgcagcctcgaaattatcattacccatagtaatattaactataaataatacaaaaacaagatgcctaattgatagtggtgctgctactaccctcggagattataattttttttccaatataggaataaagaaaagtttaataaaaccaattttattaaataccctggtcggtaataatattattatagatgaagtgatagtaaatgtgccggatgaattcaaagaaaaaaatagcaccatgtctgttaaattaattaattttattgataaaaaattcgattgcataataggaataaatattttacagccctttggagctataatagattttcaaaataatactcttaaagtaaataataatgaaataaaactaattgactataaatttaacatttcttatgaggaaattaa comes from Anastrepha obliqua isolate idAnaObli1 chromosome 6, idAnaObli1_1.0, whole genome shotgun sequence and encodes:
- the LOC129250667 gene encoding kelch domain-containing protein 10 homolog yields the protein RTGYPFGESCSNDCYIYQTTGKKPSVKRIEATGDAPIPQYGPGIVLHEHYLYTVGGTTGYDYSCDVHRLNLRTRVWECVYICRPDIREDPEGRYRHEVVYDGQYIYVLGGGTSNLVYDLQRIPAFNLITNRWEYFVTLPDRTSQTNLTIERQNSGYPNPRKCFSCVQHTKSNGEVEAFITGGLQVDQVYFSDIWRLNFTTKQWTLIKTASLPKALYFHAAAHSQNGCMYIFGGIEYDEKRIRRCNDLYKMWMTIPLLSEICWEAVLHYRPNLKLNGHSQLLKMGIPLRFAQRLWHSSKAK